Proteins from one Salarias fasciatus chromosome 14, fSalaFa1.1, whole genome shotgun sequence genomic window:
- the c15h3orf80 gene encoding uncharacterized membrane protein C3orf80 homolog: protein MMPRLRGGGGGGGGRTTYTGTFLSACLISACQAARSCGGVQCGDGQQCCPPVLTGNGSASSAVRCCKLPIHIFFDNVGWFTRKLSGILILLLLFAMGYFIQRIICPRPRRHPHHDRGEEPSLFHGHASASQDSLLDRYPEYSLSDMASPSLPAYDEVKYLPTYEESMQETHRDRDRDRSEENLLSESERGGAGRARAAGPRRGDQRRDVLEVPAAQQSPRTSRNSV, encoded by the coding sequence ATGATGCCCCGTctgcggggcggcggcggcggcggcggcggcaggacaACCTACACCGGCACCTTCCTGTCGGCGTGCCTGATCTCCGCCTGCCAAGCCGCCCGGAGCTGCGGGGGGGTCCAGTGCGGCGACGGCCAGCAGTGCTGCCCCCCCGTCCTCACCGGGAACGGCAGCGCCAGCTCCGCCGTGCGCTGCTGCAAGCTCCCCATCCACATCTTCTTCGACAACGTCGGCTGGTTCACGCGGAAGCTGTCCGGCATcctgatcctgctgctgctcttcgcCATGGGCTACTTCATCCAGCGGATCATCTGCCCGCGGCCCCGCCGGCACCCGCACCACGACCGCGGCGAGGAGCCCTCCCTCTTCCACGGACACGCGTCCGCGTCCCAGGACTCCCTGCTGGACCGGTACCCCGAGTACAGCCTCAGCGACATGGCATCGCCCAGCCTGCCGGCGTACGACGAGGTCAAGTATCTGCCCACGTACGAGGAGAGCATGCAGGAGACGCACCGGGACCGAGACCGGGACCGGTCCGAGGAGAACTTGCTGTCGGAGAGCGAGCGGGGCGGCGCGGGCAGGGCGCGGGCGGCGGGGCCGAGGCGCGGGGACCAGAGGCGGGATGTCCTGGAAGTACCGGCGGCGCAGCAGAGCCCAAGGACATCTCGGAACTCAGTTTGA